A stretch of DNA from Prochlorococcus marinus str. SB:
AGTGATCTGCCTGGCTCTTCTTCTTGATATTCCATATTTCGCGGCAACAAGGGAAGTAATAGATGAATACGCCCGTCCTTCAGCAACTAGTTCAGCAGCATGTGCAATTCTTAATTCAGTTTCTTGTTTAGTTGCTCTTTTAGTCATTACTACTTGGTTTGCCTATCTTTGCATCTAGCTCTTCTAGATGGCAGATAGGAAGCTTTTTAACTATATTCTTAATATATACCTTAAATATAAAGAATAGGTATAATAAAAGTGTTCCTATAACAGGCATGGAGCAGCTTAGAGGGGTGTTGCGCAGCCCCCTCTTAATATTAATTAGTAGAGATAAAATATAATTAAATAATGAGTTAAATCAATAGCTATCACTTAAGTATTATTATTAATTCAAAAAAGACCCATTCACTCTAGTTCTCACTCTAATTAGTTAATACTTTGTAATATTTACTCCTAAAAGCTAGTCATACCAATGTATTTTAAAATACATAAAATCCCTTGGTAAGGGAGAGGTCTCGGGTTCAAGTCCCGACGAGGGCACTTGAGAAGTTGATTAATATAATTGAGATCTCGTAGATCAGCATTTTAACTAGAATTCAAATATATTTAAACTAGTCTGCCTTTAGTAATGCCACTATCGTCATATCGTATGCACAAAATATATATTGCAGCAATCATGAATTATGGTCTTGGTTCTGATGATCCAGAGGAGTTGGCCCACTACAACAAAATCAGAAAAAAGATGGATGATATGAAAAGACAACCAATTAAAAAAGGAATTTCTCTAAATTGGGATGCCCCAGAAGTAATGGATAAATGAACCTGAATAATTTTTTATTAATTGATGGGAGTTTGATGCTTATTGGTCTACCTTTATTGATGATTCTTAGAGGCAGAAATTGATCAAAATTTTAATACATTTTACCCATATTTAAATTCAATCGTTGATCCTTTATCCGTATATGGGAGTACCTCAAACCGTACATATTTATTAGTCGAATGGCCTTTCTAACTAGTTAGAACATAGATGTAGTCGTCATGAGCAAATGTCTACGAAATCCACACTAAAAGAAGATCATAAATCTGAGATTGAAGAAAGATCTGAAGAAGAACTTCTTGAGGAAGAAATCAGGAATCAGCAAACATTGGATAGCTTTGTTGAATCTGATAAAAACTGGAGCTGATTAAATTTATTTATTTAAGAGAAAGTTATGAACTTTAAAAGATCACCATTCTCAATTCTAGACAAAGACAAAAGAGAAATGGACTATATCAAAGGAGTTTACAAGAGAAAAATTCAAGCTGAAATTGAATCTTATAAAGATCCCGAAGACGAAGATAAGAGAGATACAATCCAAGCTCAAGATGTATTGATGCTTGATAGGATCTCAATTTAGTTATTTTTTTTCTTCTTCTTATCTTTCTTTTTCTTCTTTACCTTTTCATAAACCTCATCAGCCTTCTGTTCAATATTGTCCAGCTTATTTGAAAGTTCCTTGATAGCTTCTGATTTTCCCTCTTTAAATACTGTATCTTTTACCTCAATAATTTTAACTGGCTCTTCATAAACTAAAGCATCTTTTGTCTCTTCAGTTTTAATTACAAACTTACCTTTGATGAAATTGGCTATAAAAATAAGAACAGGAACATGAGCTAGACCGCCTATTACTATTCTTGTATCTGAATAAGCCATTTAATAGTTATGAGAACTGAGATATTTAAGCATAAATTTAATTTTTAAATTCCTTTTATTAAGCCAATAAACATTTGTAATCATCTGTTGATTCGTAGATCAATAATCTTGCTATTAATTAAATAGAGACTTTTTTAAAAAATGCCATTAGACGTATTTCTAATGAACATGTGTGTTGTGGTAATAGCGTTGCTTATCAGAAGAGAAATCAAACTTAAGAAGGCGAGATAAATTATGAAAACACAAATTTTAAAAGAGCATTACATTCCAAATATCCATGCTATTACTCTTTTACTAATGCTTCTTCTATGTCTATGGTTACCTCTAGCACTAAGATTCTTATTAATAATTTAATGGAATTAATTAGTTAATACTCTTATCCTTGAACTCTTCTATACCCTAATTTTGTTTTAAAGATCTTATATGGAAATCGTGTTTCGAATTATTTGTATGGATTTAAATAATTAGTATTTCGACTACTCAGAAACCCAACTTGTGATTTTCGTTGTGCTATAAATATGCCCTCCAGACTCTATATTCTTAATAGTTTCAGGATCTGAAAAAACATGCTTAGCTACACCTTCTTCAGCTTGATGAATAACAATAACTTCTTTTGGATCAATTAAACTTTTGCCACGATATAGAGGAGTTAGTCCTACCGTTTTATGAAATTCATCTATCTCTGGACTATCAAACATTTTTACCCACTCCTCAAATGTATTTGAAAGTTTAAAGGTGAAAACAGTGGTTTCAATAGTCATAAAAAAAAGCTAATTGCTATTTATTTTAGATCGACTGTCAATAATCAAGAAAAAACTGATGGATAAGGTGTTTGTCCATTCATTAGTGATGTATCAATTAGTTTACAGATATTCATCAGAGCATCTTGTCCAAAACCTGGACCAGAGGGACCGTCTATAAACTCCTGAAACTCCTCAGCTGAAATACCCTCTTTTACTTCCCAAAAACAATATACAGGACCATTTTTAGTTACGGCATTTGCAGAATGGTTAAAAAATCCTTTTTCTTTATTAGCTGCTACCGCATCATCCCATCCACCACTTGGTGACATTGCCGCATAAGCTGTTTCCCACCATTTTTCAGCTTTTCCTGCCTTAAATTCATGATGAACAATATAAAAAGTTGATGCCATAAAAATAATATTTGAGCTGATAATAAAGTTACTTGATATAAGTAAAGGGAAGATTAATTTATTTTGAATTCCTAAATAAAAAAAGGGGGCTAAAAGCCCCTTGCGATCGACTGTAAATATATACAATCTAAATCAGAATCCAGATATTGCTTCATAGAAATCAGCATCTGGCAGTATTTCCTTCAAGGGTTCAATCTCATTGGCAGGGCCTTGGACCTGCACAGTAATATCTGACACTTCAAAAAGCTTGGGAATCATATGTCCCATATTTTTGAGATGAAATATAGCGGCGGCGCCATTTTTATATGCCTCTCTTACATAAGCCTTATCTGAACCACATGTAGTGATATTAAAAAAAAGGCAGTCTGGTTCATTAGCTTTTGTCAGTACCAAAATTTCTTCTAAAAGAGCTATGCACTGGTCCATCTTCCCATCCTTGATTGTGAAGTGGGGATGGATAGAAACCATGGTTGTATCAAGAGACATTAATTTATAGATATTTCTCCTATCTTTTTAGCAACTAATCTTTATGAACAAGTTAAAAATATGGATTATCTAAAAATTAAGAATTTTAATTTTGTATCGCATGTACCGTTTATGCGCTTTTTGGAAGCTATTAATTGGATATGAGTTATTTTGCTGAACCAAACCATATTGAATATGATGCATGGTTCGATGAAAACATCGACCCAGTGGATCTTATGAATTACTCAGATGAAAAGGAGTTCAGTGATTTGGTACACTTTAAGTTCCATAAGATGTCTACTAGAAATTTAACGATTGGTTCTTCTGATAATTTTCACTGGTAAGTAAAAGATTTTTCACTACATAAATATTTATGAATCTTACGCAGAATATGTTCCATCACTTTCTCTTCTTGCCTTAGCTAAAACAATTTCATCTACAACTTTTTCAATCATGTAAGCACTTTTTTTACCAAAACATTTTTCTTTTTTAATACTCTCAAAATCATTTGGGATTAAATCATTACGTTCACAACAATCGCATTTAATATCAATTTTCTTACCTCTGAAAACCTCCAAAGCTCTTGAAAAAATCCATTGCTGGACTGAAATACTTTCCCAACTATCAAAATTAGACCATTCTTCAAAATCCCTATTAAGGATGCCTTTTAATCCATCAGCCTGATTTACATATACTAAGTATGAATCTTTTCTTGGTTCATCATTAATACCAATTGTTTTGACAGAATTTTGATTCATTAAATATAGATTAATTGAGTAGCCTTATAAATCTAGAGGATAATTTCAAAAATATAAACAAAAAAATATCTCAAATAAGATCATTAATTGCTTTATCCAATCTAGAAGTATGTTTTGTATTTTTGAGTAATTCAAAATCCTTAAAATCAAAGCCCGGGCCAACACAACAACTCACTAATGTAAATTCGCCTGTACTTTTTGCAGCTTGCCAATATCCAGATGGGATCATTTCTACTGGATTATTGGAATCTAAAATTAAATTTCTTATTAACTTATTATCATTATCTAGGCACCATAAATTCAGAGGGTCGCCCCTTAAATAAATCCAAATTTCATCAGCATTATTTACTCTGTGCCAAGCACTTTTTGCATCTCTCTCCAAAAGATAATAAATTCCCGTAATAAAGTTTCTACTTTGGCCATCTTCCCTTTTTAGAGAATTCTCACTTCTTACTATCTCTCTAAACCATCCACCCTCAGGATGAGGAGATAAATTGAATTGTTTAATTATTTCTATGTTTTTTTTATTAGGATTCACATCACAAAATATCTTTTAAATTTCTCATATACTTAAAAGCTAACTGAAAAAAATCAAAATAAACTATATTTTCAAAAACTTAAGCACAAATAACTGACAAATCTACAAAATTTTTATTTTCATCTGCCAGCTCAGTAATGATTCTATTCAGCCATTCAGAGGTGGTTTCACAATAGCCTACATTTAAAATAGTTTTTTGCTTTGATGTTTCTTTTTTATTCATAGTTAAAGTATTTTTATATAAATTAGTCTTTAATTAAATCTATGTGAATAAGTCTTAATTACTATCTATTTTAAAAAGTTGTATTTAATACATATTTAAGAACTGCTAGTAAACAAATAAAATTAAATCGTTGACAAGAAAATGTATACAAGTAAGAGTAGAAAAAATTTATTATTAAACCTATGAATAACATCAAGATTGAGGAATTGATGAAAGTAAGGTTCGATGGTATTGCTAATAGAATTGGCCAATTAAGCAAAAGGGAAAGTGAGTCTTTATTGCTTGAGCATCTTGAGTGGTTGGAGGGAGGATGGGAGACTGAAGAAATCTTATTTTTAAAAAAGCCCTACAGAAAATGGTGGTTCTAACTCCACTTCTATAAATAATTAATGATGGCCTAAGGGACCAGGGCCAGAGCCTATTTTATAAGAATTGTCTAAAGATTTCTCAACAAATAATTTTGCTTTTTTTATGGAATCAAATAGATCAAAACCTAAAGCCTTGTAACCACAAATAGCAGCACTCAAAGTACAGCCGCTACCGTGGGTATTTTTTGTATTTATAAAATTATTAAATAGCCACTTCTTTCTACCATTTAAGTCAAGGAAAAAATCCTTCCCTTTCATATCTTTTAAACCGCCACCTTTTATAAGTACCGCTTTAGCTCCAAGACCAATAATTTTTCTTGCTGAATTTTCGATATCTTCTTTCCTCCTTATTTCTAAACCAGAAAGTAGATTTGCTTCGTAAATATTTGGAGTTACCAAATCAGCAATTGGTAATAAGAGATTTTTATAAGCATTAATAGCAGAATCTTCCAGTAATTTAGAACCAGTTCTTGTAACCATTACTGGGTCAATAATTTTGGTTATTTTGTATGTATTTAATTTTGAAGCAGTATCATTAATTATCCTTTCATTTAATAACATTCCAGTTTTTAAGGCATCAATACCAAAATCAGCAAATAAAGTATCAAACTGATTTAATAAAGTATTCTTCTCTACTGGCTGAACGCACGAAACCTCTACACTATTTTGTGCGGTAATACATGTAATAACAGAACATCCATGTACTTTAAGGGCCATGAAAGTTCTCAAGTCAGCCTGTATACCTGCTCC
This window harbors:
- a CDS encoding cupin domain-containing protein, which codes for MNPNKKNIEIIKQFNLSPHPEGGWFREIVRSENSLKREDGQSRNFITGIYYLLERDAKSAWHRVNNADEIWIYLRGDPLNLWCLDNDNKLIRNLILDSNNPVEMIPSGYWQAAKSTGEFTLVSCCVGPGFDFKDFELLKNTKHTSRLDKAINDLI
- the thiD gene encoding bifunctional hydroxymethylpyrimidine kinase/phosphomethylpyrimidine kinase; the encoded protein is MYSKIALSIGGSDSGGGAGIQADLRTFMALKVHGCSVITCITAQNSVEVSCVQPVEKNTLLNQFDTLFADFGIDALKTGMLLNERIINDTASKLNTYKITKIIDPVMVTRTGSKLLEDSAINAYKNLLLPIADLVTPNIYEANLLSGLEIRRKEDIENSARKIIGLGAKAVLIKGGGLKDMKGKDFFLDLNGRKKWLFNNFINTKNTHGSGCTLSAAICGYKALGFDLFDSIKKAKLFVEKSLDNSYKIGSGPGPLGHH
- a CDS encoding DUF3764 family protein; this encodes MTIETTVFTFKLSNTFEEWVKMFDSPEIDEFHKTVGLTPLYRGKSLIDPKEVIVIHQAEEGVAKHVFSDPETIKNIESGGHIYSTTKITSWVSE